A DNA window from Setaria viridis chromosome 2, Setaria_viridis_v4.0, whole genome shotgun sequence contains the following coding sequences:
- the LOC117846035 gene encoding uncharacterized protein isoform X2 has product MERPAPVRKSHTSTADLLIWPEGAPQEPLAGATPPSNRRPHQPSEAVRKVVFGGQVTEEEAESLNKRKPCSAPKWKEMTGSGIFAAGGEVEEDESANASATPIRTAPKNYQAISTISHISFAEEESVSPKKPTSIAEVAKQRELSGTLLSEDDSKMKRQISDLKSKELSGHDIFAPPEDPRPRNSENGSTSQTPGKNAYVSNFKFGEADEDSVVKTAKKIPTKKFSDLTGNGIFKGDEAPGMAEKHLSASKLKEMTGSDIFADGKAPSRDYLGGIRKPPGGESSIALV; this is encoded by the exons ATGGAgaggccggcgccggtgaggaAGTCCCACACGTCGACGGCGGACCTGCTGATCTGGCCGGAGGGGGCGCCGCAGGAGCCGCTCGCCGGGGCCACGCCGCCGTccaaccgccggccgcaccaG CCGTCGGAGGCGGTCAGGAAAGTGGTGTTCGGCGGGCAggtgacggaggaggaggccgagagcCTCAACAAGAG GAAACCATGCTCTGCTCCTAAGTGGAAGGAGATGACAGGAAGTGGCATATTTGCAGCTGGAGGCGAGGTTGAAGAGGATGAATCTGCCAATGCCTCTGCTACTCCCATCCGAACGGCTCCAAAGAACTACCAG GCAATTAGTACTATAAGCCACATCTCATTTGCCGAGGAAGAAAGCGTTTCTCCAAAGAAGCCGACTTCCATAGCTGAGGTTGCAAAGCAGCGCGAGCTAAGTGGCACGCTTCTGAGCGAGGATGACAGCAAGATGAAGAGACAGATATCTGACTTGAAATCCAAGGAGCTCAGCGGCCACGACATCTTCGCTCCTCCTGAGGACCCGCGGCCACGCAACTCGGAGAACGGCTCGACCTCACAGACACCGGGCAAAAACGCTTAT GTAAGCAACTTCAAGTTTGGTGAAGCCGACGAAGACAGCGTGGtgaagacggcgaagaagatCCCCACGAAGAAATTCAGCGACCTGACCGGCAACGGCATCTTCAAGGGTGACGAGGCCCCCGGGATGGCGGAGAAGCACCTGAGCGCTTCGAAGCTGAAGGAGATGACCGGCAGCGACATCTTCGCGGACGGGAAGGCCCCTTCCCGGGACTACCTGGGCGGGATCCGCAAGCCTCCCGGCGGCGAGAGCAGCATCGCGCTGGTTTaa
- the LOC117846035 gene encoding uncharacterized protein isoform X1, with protein MERPAPVRKSHTSTADLLIWPEGAPQEPLAGATPPSNRRPHQVSGPPGPPRGAAGATSSRSSLLTKQGFRLVSTFFSSVQPSEAVRKVVFGGQVTEEEAESLNKRKPCSAPKWKEMTGSGIFAAGGEVEEDESANASATPIRTAPKNYQAISTISHISFAEEESVSPKKPTSIAEVAKQRELSGTLLSEDDSKMKRQISDLKSKELSGHDIFAPPEDPRPRNSENGSTSQTPGKNAYVSNFKFGEADEDSVVKTAKKIPTKKFSDLTGNGIFKGDEAPGMAEKHLSASKLKEMTGSDIFADGKAPSRDYLGGIRKPPGGESSIALV; from the exons ATGGAgaggccggcgccggtgaggaAGTCCCACACGTCGACGGCGGACCTGCTGATCTGGCCGGAGGGGGCGCCGCAGGAGCCGCTCGCCGGGGCCACGCCGCCGTccaaccgccggccgcaccaGGTGAGCGGACCCCCGGGTCCCCCACGAGGCGCCGCGGGGGCGACCAGCTCTCGGTCGTCATTGTTGACAAAGCAGGGGTTTCGGCTTGTCTCAACTTTTTTCTCTTCGGTGCAGCCGTCGGAGGCGGTCAGGAAAGTGGTGTTCGGCGGGCAggtgacggaggaggaggccgagagcCTCAACAAGAG GAAACCATGCTCTGCTCCTAAGTGGAAGGAGATGACAGGAAGTGGCATATTTGCAGCTGGAGGCGAGGTTGAAGAGGATGAATCTGCCAATGCCTCTGCTACTCCCATCCGAACGGCTCCAAAGAACTACCAG GCAATTAGTACTATAAGCCACATCTCATTTGCCGAGGAAGAAAGCGTTTCTCCAAAGAAGCCGACTTCCATAGCTGAGGTTGCAAAGCAGCGCGAGCTAAGTGGCACGCTTCTGAGCGAGGATGACAGCAAGATGAAGAGACAGATATCTGACTTGAAATCCAAGGAGCTCAGCGGCCACGACATCTTCGCTCCTCCTGAGGACCCGCGGCCACGCAACTCGGAGAACGGCTCGACCTCACAGACACCGGGCAAAAACGCTTAT GTAAGCAACTTCAAGTTTGGTGAAGCCGACGAAGACAGCGTGGtgaagacggcgaagaagatCCCCACGAAGAAATTCAGCGACCTGACCGGCAACGGCATCTTCAAGGGTGACGAGGCCCCCGGGATGGCGGAGAAGCACCTGAGCGCTTCGAAGCTGAAGGAGATGACCGGCAGCGACATCTTCGCGGACGGGAAGGCCCCTTCCCGGGACTACCTGGGCGGGATCCGCAAGCCTCCCGGCGGCGAGAGCAGCATCGCGCTGGTTTaa